Proteins encoded by one window of Lathyrus oleraceus cultivar Zhongwan6 chromosome 1, CAAS_Psat_ZW6_1.0, whole genome shotgun sequence:
- the LOC127079474 gene encoding cytochrome P450 710A11, which produces MSNTLMKSILSLSTSLSLTQLIPYLICFILFLLLLEQISYLNKKRFIPGPSLVLPFIGNAIPLVRHPTKFWDLQSTLAKSTPLGFSVNYLIGNFIVFIRDTELSHKVFSNVKPNAFHLVGHPFGKKLFGEHNLIYMMGQEHKNLRRRIAPNFTPKALSTYTSLQQIIILKHLKSWVEKARENSIPIRVLARDMNLETSQTVFVGPYLGLKARERFERDYFLFNVGLMKLPFDFPGTAFRNARLAVDRLAEALATCTAMSKAKMEKGEEPSCLIDFWMQDTIREIEESKHNGVTAPPFSTNAEIGGYLFDFLFAAQDASTSSLLWAVTLLDSHPEVLDKVREEVAGIWSPESDTLITAEQLREMKYTQAVAREVVRFRPPATLVPHIAAEQFPLTESYSIPKGAIVFPSALESSFQGFTEPDRFDPDRFSDERQEDQIFKRNFLAFGAGPHQCVGQRYALNHLVLFIAMFTSMIDFKRDRMDGCDEIVYVPTICPKDDCRVFLSKRCTEYPSFSGVPELGN; this is translated from the coding sequence ATGAGTAATACTCTCATGAAATCCATATTATCATTATCAACATCTTTGTCTCTAACCCAACTAATCCCATACCTAATATGCTTTATCCTTTTCCTCCTCCTCCTTGAACAGATCTCATACCTCAACAAAAAACGTTTCATCCCAGGCCCATCTCTTGTTCTTCCTTTCATAGGCAACGCCATCCCATTGGTACGTCACCCAACAAAATTTTGGGACCTTCAATCCACCCTAGCTAAATCAACCCCTTTGGGCTTCTCAGTAAATTACCTTATTGGTAACTTCATAGTCTTCATTAGAGACACAGAACTCTCCCATAAGGTTTTCTCCAATGTTAAGCCCAACGCCTTCCATCTCGTGGGCCACCCATTCGGGAAGAAGCTCTTTGGTGAGCATAATCTTATTTACATGATGGGCCAAGAACACAAGAATCTCCGCCGTCGGATTGCTCCTAATTTCACTCCTAAGGCGCTCTCCACCTACACCTCGCTGCAGCAGATTATTATCCTCAAACATCTCAAGTCATGGGTTGAGAAAGCCCGAGAAAACTCTATACCTATCCGTGTGCTGGCCCGTGATATGAATTTAGAAACCTCTCAGACGGTTTTCGTGGGCCCGTATTTGGGCCTGAAAGCCCGTGAGAGATTCGAGCGGGATTACTTTCTATTCAACGTTGGTCTCATGAAGCTTCCCTTTGACTTTCCTGGAACCGCGTTTCGTAACGCGAGACTTGCCGTTGACCGTCTCGCCGAAGCCCTAGCCACTTGCACGGCGATGAGTAAGGCCAAGATGGAGAAAGGCGAAGAGCCTTCGTGTCTCATCGATTTCTGGATGCAGGATACGATAAGGGAGATTGAAGAGTCGAAACACAACGGAGTGACAGCGCCGCCATTCTCCACTAACGCTGAGATCGGTGGTTATCTCTTTGACTTTCTCTTCGCGGCACAGGACGCCTCCACGTCGTCGTTACTATGGGCGGTGACGCTACTTGATTCACATCCGGAGGTTCTTGATAAAGTCAGGGAGGAAGTCGCCGGAATCTGGTCGCCGGAGTCGGATACACTTATAACCGCGGAGCAGCTCAGGGAGATGAAATACACGCAAGCGGTGGCGCGTGAGGTTGTTAGATTCCGTCCTCCAGCGACTCTTGTGCCACATATAGCAGCGGAGCAGTTTCCGTTAACGGAATCATACTCGATTCCGAAAGGAGCAATCGTTTTTCCGTCGGCGTTAGAGTCATCGTTTCAGGGTTTTACTGAACCGGACCGGTTCGATCCAGACCGGTTCTCGGATGAGAGACAAGAAGATCAAATATTTAAAAGAAACTTTCTGGCGTTTGGAGCTGGGCCCCACCAATGTGTGGGCCAGAGATACGCTTTGAATCACCTTGTTCTGTTCATTGCTATGTTCACTTCGATGATTGATTTCAAAAGAGATAGAATGGACGGCTGCGATGAGATCGTGTATGTGCCCACGATTTGTCCGAAAGACGATTGCAGGGTTTTTCTGTCTAAGCGGTGCACAGAGTATCCTTCCTTCTCTGGGGTTCCGGAGCTTGGGAATTGA